In one window of Sphingomonas glaciei DNA:
- the serB gene encoding phosphoserine phosphatase SerB: MFIATLIAAGRLRDSDLARAAEIAGGGEMRWIDEGDAADLLLGPVDDWRALRDKLEAGLPGIDVIVQPAETREKRLFVADMDSTMIGQECIDELADFAGKKDEIAAVTERAMQGEIDFEEALHARVAALDGLGVGCLERCRTERVTHNPGARTLVQTMRGRGAKTLLVTGGFHDFADPLASELGFEEVRANHLESMYGHLTGRVTGAIVDAAAKAQALVQRREQLHLAKGDVLAIGDGANDAPMIEEAGLGVSFRGKPKLEAVATARIRHNDLTALLWAQGISRMEWTTD, from the coding sequence TTGTTCATTGCCACCCTGATAGCAGCAGGACGCCTTCGCGACAGCGATCTTGCCCGAGCCGCGGAAATCGCCGGCGGAGGCGAGATGCGATGGATCGACGAGGGCGATGCGGCCGACCTGCTGCTCGGCCCGGTGGACGATTGGCGAGCGCTTCGCGACAAGCTGGAGGCGGGGCTGCCCGGGATCGACGTGATCGTGCAGCCAGCCGAGACCCGCGAGAAGAGGCTGTTCGTTGCCGACATGGATTCGACCATGATCGGGCAGGAATGCATCGACGAACTGGCCGACTTTGCCGGCAAGAAGGACGAGATCGCCGCGGTGACCGAGCGGGCGATGCAGGGCGAGATCGATTTCGAGGAAGCGCTTCATGCCCGCGTCGCCGCGCTGGACGGCCTTGGCGTCGGCTGTCTCGAGCGGTGCCGGACTGAGCGCGTCACCCACAATCCGGGGGCGCGGACCTTGGTCCAGACCATGAGGGGGCGGGGGGCAAAGACATTGCTGGTGACTGGCGGGTTCCACGATTTCGCCGATCCGCTCGCCTCCGAACTCGGCTTCGAGGAGGTCCGCGCCAATCACCTCGAGAGCATGTACGGCCACCTTACCGGGCGCGTCACCGGCGCGATCGTCGATGCAGCGGCCAAGGCGCAGGCGCTGGTCCAACGGCGCGAGCAGCTGCATCTGGCAAAGGGCGATGTGCTGGCGATCGGTGACGGGGCAAATGACGCGCCGATGATCGAGGAAGCGGGGCTGGGCGTCAGCTTCCGCGGCAAGCCCAAACTGGAGGCGGTCGCGACGGCGCGGATCCGGCACAACGACCTGACCGCGCTGCTGTGGGCTCAAGGTATTTCGCGCATGGAATGGACGACCGACTAG
- the miaA gene encoding tRNA (adenosine(37)-N6)-dimethylallyltransferase MiaA, with translation MNKGVPPLCVIAGPTASGKSGLAVTLAQRANGVIVNADSAQVYSDLQVLSARPGADEMGGIEHRLFGHRDGAVSCSAADWASEARAVIAEVQGRGQLPILVGGTGLYLRTLLDGIAEVPPIDPVTRSEVRTAPVADNHRRLAEHDPEAAAHLHPNDTTRIARALEVVLSTGRNLKDWQARTVGGIRGKVTLLGTVLMPAADMLSAAIDQRFCAMVEGGAIDEVSRLLARRLSPALPVMRAIGVPEIVSFLTGNTDRSAMIAAGQLATRQYAKRQRTWFRGQELGLAREADRDAALRGLLADAKESG, from the coding sequence ATGAACAAGGGCGTTCCTCCTTTGTGCGTCATCGCAGGGCCGACCGCCAGCGGCAAGTCGGGTCTGGCGGTCACGCTTGCTCAACGCGCGAACGGCGTGATCGTCAACGCCGACAGCGCTCAGGTTTATTCGGACCTGCAAGTGCTGAGCGCGCGGCCCGGCGCCGACGAGATGGGCGGCATCGAACATCGCCTTTTCGGCCACCGTGATGGCGCCGTCTCCTGCAGCGCTGCCGACTGGGCAAGCGAGGCCAGGGCGGTGATCGCCGAGGTGCAGGGACGCGGCCAGTTGCCGATCCTTGTCGGCGGGACTGGCCTCTACCTCCGCACCCTTCTCGACGGCATTGCCGAGGTCCCTCCGATCGACCCCGTTACCCGATCCGAGGTCCGAACCGCTCCGGTTGCCGACAATCACCGCCGCCTGGCCGAACATGATCCCGAGGCGGCCGCCCACCTTCACCCCAACGACACCACCCGCATCGCCCGCGCCCTGGAAGTTGTGCTGTCGACCGGCCGCAACCTTAAAGACTGGCAGGCGCGGACCGTCGGCGGCATCCGCGGCAAAGTGACGCTGTTGGGGACGGTCCTGATGCCCGCGGCCGACATGCTGTCCGCCGCCATCGACCAGCGCTTCTGCGCGATGGTCGAAGGCGGAGCGATCGACGAGGTCAGCCGCCTGCTCGCCCGCCGGCTCTCCCCCGCCCTGCCGGTGATGCGCGCCATCGGGGTGCCCGAGATTGTCAGCTTCCTGACCGGCAACACCGACCGATCGGCAATGATCGCCGCCGGGCAGCTCGCTACCCGGCAATATGCCAAGCGCCAGCGGACCTGGTTCCGGGGGCAGGAGCTGGGTCTGGCGCGAGAAGCCGATCGCGACGCCGCCTTGCGCGGCCTTCTCGCCGACGCCAAGGAAAGCGGATGA
- the ilvC gene encoding ketol-acid reductoisomerase, with the protein MIGDADLDPAPLAGRTVAIIGFGNQGRAQALNLRDSGIAVRVGLRPGSQREEHARGQGLTVLAPVEAVQGADIVALLAPDEHLPSIYAGIEAALKPGAALDFAHGLCIHYGLIEPRADLDVIMVAPKGPGAALRRLYGEGRGMVALAAVAQDATGAAWPLTLAYAQALGSGRKGAGVLRSTFEQETLSDLFNEAAVVWGAVPALLEAGFDTLVEAGIDPQLAYLECVSELKLLADLVEARGIAGMREAISNTAELGASLGGPWLVDDGVKHRMRAVLAGLSGDAFARSLTAEASANYPRLRAERRTAASSALEAARKSLL; encoded by the coding sequence ATGATAGGCGACGCCGACCTCGATCCCGCTCCGTTGGCCGGGCGCACCGTCGCGATCATCGGCTTCGGCAACCAGGGCCGCGCCCAGGCGCTCAACCTGCGCGACAGCGGAATCGCCGTCCGCGTCGGATTGCGGCCCGGTAGCCAGCGCGAGGAACATGCACGCGGCCAGGGCCTGACTGTGCTCGCGCCCGTCGAGGCCGTGCAAGGGGCCGACATCGTCGCCCTGCTCGCCCCCGACGAACATCTCCCGTCCATCTATGCGGGGATCGAAGCCGCGCTGAAGCCCGGCGCGGCGCTGGATTTCGCCCATGGCCTGTGCATCCATTACGGTCTGATCGAGCCGCGCGCCGACCTCGACGTCATCATGGTTGCACCGAAGGGCCCCGGCGCGGCCCTGCGCCGCCTGTATGGGGAAGGCCGCGGCATGGTGGCGCTGGCCGCAGTCGCGCAGGATGCGACCGGCGCGGCCTGGCCGCTCACCCTCGCCTATGCCCAGGCGCTCGGCAGCGGGCGGAAGGGCGCAGGCGTGCTCCGCTCGACCTTTGAGCAAGAGACGCTGTCCGACCTGTTCAACGAGGCCGCGGTGGTGTGGGGCGCGGTCCCGGCCCTGCTCGAAGCGGGCTTCGACACGTTGGTGGAGGCCGGGATCGATCCGCAACTCGCCTATCTCGAATGCGTGTCCGAACTGAAGCTGCTCGCCGATCTGGTCGAAGCCCGCGGCATCGCCGGCATGCGCGAGGCGATCAGCAATACCGCCGAACTCGGCGCCTCGCTCGGCGGGCCATGGCTGGTCGACGATGGGGTGAAACACCGGATGAGGGCCGTCCTTGCCGGCCTCAGCGGCGATGCCTTTGCCCGCTCGCTCACTGCCGAAGCGTCGGCCAACTATCCCCGGCTGCGCGCCGAACGCCGAACCGCTGCGTCCTCGGCGCTGGAAGCCGCCCGCAAGTCGCTACTTTAG
- a CDS encoding outer membrane protein — protein MKKFVALTAVATVALAATPALAQAPQGPRVEALVGYDALRLDISDAVANGKFKDEGVLYGLGVGYDVALGNGVSLGADLEASDSTAKKNTFAGKISAGRDLYAGGRVSFPLGADGSNVYLKGGYTNARFTLAETVTRLTPVPTYTTYTDNVDGYRLGAGAQFALTGKSYVGGEYRYSNYEGDLVRHQVAATVGTRF, from the coding sequence GTGAAAAAGTTTGTTGCGCTGACCGCCGTCGCCACAGTCGCCCTTGCCGCCACCCCGGCGCTTGCGCAGGCGCCGCAGGGTCCGCGCGTCGAGGCGCTGGTGGGCTATGATGCCCTGCGTCTCGATATCTCGGACGCCGTCGCGAATGGCAAGTTCAAGGACGAGGGCGTGCTTTACGGCCTTGGTGTCGGCTACGACGTAGCACTGGGCAATGGCGTGTCCCTGGGCGCCGATCTCGAGGCCTCGGACTCGACCGCCAAGAAGAATACGTTTGCCGGCAAGATCAGCGCCGGTCGTGACCTCTACGCCGGTGGCCGAGTCAGCTTCCCGCTGGGTGCGGACGGCAGCAACGTCTATCTGAAGGGCGGCTACACCAACGCCCGCTTCACACTGGCCGAGACCGTCACGCGCCTCACCCCGGTGCCCACTTACACCACCTACACCGACAATGTGGACGGTTACCGTCTGGGTGCCGGCGCGCAGTTCGCGCTCACCGGCAAGTCGTACGTGGGCGGCGAGTATCGCTACAGCAACTATGAGGGCGATCTCGTGCGCCATCAGGTCGCCGCGACGGTCGGTACCCGCTTCTAA
- the purC gene encoding phosphoribosylaminoimidazolesuccinocarboxamide synthase, translating into MARRRQIYEGKAKILYEGPEPGTLIQYFKDDATAFNAQKRGTISGKGVINNRISEHIFTSLATIGVPTHFIRRLNMREQLIRQVEIVPIEVVVRNVAAGSLSKRLGIEEGTQLPRTIIEYYLKDDALGDPLVTDEHIACFGWASQEEMNDIADMAIRVNDFMAGLFAAIGIRLVDFKLEFGRVWENDFARIILADEISPDGCRLWDMRSGEKLDKDRFRQGLGGEAEAYQEVARRLGLLEGQEGENSVLDFDSHRKKRGK; encoded by the coding sequence ATGGCTCGCCGCCGGCAGATCTACGAAGGCAAGGCCAAGATCCTCTATGAGGGTCCCGAGCCCGGCACGCTGATCCAGTATTTCAAGGACGACGCCACCGCCTTCAACGCGCAGAAGCGTGGCACGATCAGCGGCAAGGGTGTGATCAACAACCGGATTTCCGAGCATATCTTCACCTCACTCGCGACGATCGGCGTCCCGACGCATTTCATCCGCCGCCTCAACATGCGCGAGCAGCTGATCCGGCAGGTCGAGATCGTGCCGATCGAGGTCGTCGTCCGCAACGTCGCGGCGGGTTCGCTGTCCAAGCGCCTCGGAATCGAGGAAGGCACGCAGCTGCCGCGCACGATCATCGAATATTACCTCAAGGACGATGCGCTGGGCGACCCTCTTGTCACCGACGAGCACATCGCCTGCTTCGGCTGGGCCAGCCAGGAGGAGATGAACGACATCGCCGACATGGCGATCCGGGTGAACGATTTCATGGCCGGGCTGTTCGCGGCGATCGGCATCCGGTTGGTCGACTTCAAGCTGGAGTTCGGACGGGTGTGGGAGAACGACTTCGCGCGCATCATCCTGGCCGACGAGATCAGTCCGGACGGGTGCCGCCTGTGGGACATGCGCTCGGGCGAGAAGCTCGACAAAGACCGCTTTCGGCAGGGTCTTGGCGGCGAAGCCGAGGCCTATCAGGAAGTCGCGCGCCGGCTTGGCCTGCTTGAAGGGCAGGAAGGCGAGAACAGTGTCTTGGACTTCGACAGTCATCGCAAGAAACGCGGCAAGTAA
- a CDS encoding acyl-CoA thioesterase: protein MDHPSLATVVASLSGDPLTLEAPPSWSQGRTLYGGMTAALGWAAAAHTVPDLPPLRSVQAAFVGPAAGRLTLQPTVLRRGKSATTVGVDVHGEAGLAARLTFFCGAARPSKVMHERAIAPAAPAPDDLPAVLKAGQGPTFATNYDIRHVSGGLPFSGGEPEFVMWARMRDADGADPLVSLIALADVLPPASMPAFPEFGVISSLSWNFDLDRLPDDAAAWYLCHATSQSTADGYSRQAMSVWDAAGRRVLAGSQTVAIFV from the coding sequence ATGGACCATCCTTCGCTTGCCACCGTCGTCGCCTCGCTGTCGGGCGACCCGCTGACCCTCGAGGCGCCGCCGAGCTGGAGCCAGGGGCGGACGCTCTATGGCGGCATGACGGCAGCCTTGGGCTGGGCGGCAGCGGCGCACACCGTTCCCGACCTGCCGCCCCTTCGGTCGGTCCAGGCGGCGTTCGTCGGACCTGCGGCCGGCCGGCTGACCCTGCAGCCGACTGTCCTGCGCCGCGGCAAGTCGGCGACCACCGTCGGTGTCGACGTCCACGGCGAAGCGGGACTTGCCGCCCGGCTGACCTTTTTTTGCGGCGCGGCCCGGCCGTCTAAGGTAATGCACGAGCGGGCGATCGCTCCCGCCGCTCCGGCCCCTGACGACCTGCCGGCGGTGCTGAAGGCAGGGCAGGGGCCGACTTTCGCCACCAATTACGACATCCGCCACGTGTCGGGCGGATTGCCCTTCAGCGGCGGTGAGCCCGAATTCGTGATGTGGGCGCGGATGCGCGATGCCGACGGGGCCGATCCCCTGGTCTCGCTGATCGCGCTGGCCGACGTGCTTCCGCCGGCCTCGATGCCGGCATTCCCGGAATTCGGCGTGATCAGCAGCCTGTCGTGGAATTTCGACCTCGACCGGCTGCCCGACGACGCCGCGGCCTGGTACCTGTGCCATGCCACGTCGCAGAGCACCGCCGACGGCTATTCGCGCCAGGCGATGTCGGTGTGGGACGCGGCGGGCCGCCGGGTGCTGGCCGGAAGCCAGACCGTCGCGATCTTCGTCTAG
- a CDS encoding calcium:proton antiporter, producing MARLGSWASIVGPLLGWALIVAGVSISIPPLVTGAVLIGVVIAAVHHAELVAHRVGEPFGTLILAVAVTIIEVGLILSLMLANRDAASTLARDTVFAAAMIIMNLLLGLCLIAASRHQKEVRFTRTGATAALSTLATLMVLTLVLPNFTTSVAGPVYSNTQLAFVAAFSLILYLVFVFVQTVGNRDYFLPRGDLQKSPEAHAERPDLRTTWISFGILLISLGAVILLAKSLSKPLEQAVTSAGLPLTLVGIAIAAIVLLPEGVAAVRAARSNRLQTSLNLALGSALATIGLTIPAVTVASFALGLPLALGLDNKSVTLLALTLFIGSLSLARGRTTLLHGSVHLAIFAAYLLTTIIP from the coding sequence ATGGCGAGACTTGGAAGTTGGGCGAGTATTGTAGGCCCGTTGCTGGGGTGGGCGTTGATCGTCGCCGGCGTGTCGATCAGCATTCCGCCGCTCGTCACTGGCGCAGTGCTGATCGGGGTCGTGATCGCCGCGGTGCATCATGCTGAGTTGGTTGCGCACCGGGTGGGCGAGCCGTTCGGCACCCTGATCCTGGCGGTCGCGGTGACGATCATCGAGGTCGGGCTGATCCTGTCGCTGATGCTCGCCAACCGTGACGCGGCTTCGACCCTCGCCCGCGACACGGTGTTTGCGGCGGCGATGATCATCATGAACCTGCTGCTCGGCCTGTGCCTGATCGCGGCGTCGCGGCACCAGAAGGAAGTGCGGTTCACCCGCACCGGCGCAACCGCGGCGCTGAGCACGCTGGCGACACTGATGGTGCTGACCTTGGTGCTTCCGAACTTCACCACCAGCGTAGCGGGACCGGTCTACAGCAACACCCAGCTGGCGTTCGTCGCAGCCTTTTCGCTGATCCTCTATCTGGTGTTCGTGTTTGTCCAGACCGTCGGCAACCGTGACTATTTCCTGCCTCGGGGCGATCTCCAGAAGTCTCCTGAAGCGCATGCGGAGCGGCCCGACCTTAGGACCACCTGGATCTCCTTCGGCATACTGTTGATCAGCCTGGGCGCGGTAATCCTGCTCGCCAAGTCGCTGTCCAAGCCGCTCGAACAAGCGGTGACCTCCGCCGGCCTGCCACTAACCCTGGTCGGTATTGCCATTGCTGCGATCGTTCTTCTCCCCGAAGGCGTGGCCGCGGTCCGCGCGGCGCGGTCCAACCGCCTGCAGACCAGCCTGAACCTGGCGCTGGGATCGGCGCTGGCGACGATCGGGCTGACCATTCCGGCGGTGACAGTCGCTTCCTTCGCGCTCGGGCTGCCGCTGGCGCTCGGGCTCGACAACAAGAGCGTGACCCTGCTGGCGCTGACGCTGTTCATCGGCAGCCTGTCGCTGGCGCGGGGGCGGACGACGCTGCTGCACGGGTCGGTGCACCTGGCCATCTTCGCGGCCTATCTACTAACCACCATCATTCCCTGA
- a CDS encoding S9 family peptidase has protein sequence MAQTNLPLIPRDVLFGNPEKANARISPDGKWLSWTAPVDGVMNIWVAPASNPAAAKAVTAEKTRPIRSYFWAPDSSSVLFVNDKGGDEDFLLYAASPTGGDAKLLTPFTKTTVQVMSISPTIRDRILIGLNNRDPKWHDVHSLDLKTGKTTPVLMNEGEFAGFVADANLNVRMASKPRKDGGTDFFRIENNKAAATPFASVGLEDAQTTSPAGFTADGKTLYWVDSRGRDTAALVAQDVASGKTRVVAQDARADIGGGIANPRTGELEGYSVNYLRNDWKPVGNAIAGDLAFLKTQLKGDFGISSRTTDDRLWVVGAADADRPSSTYLYDRQAKKLTKLFDSRPALAGLPLSPMQTLEIKSRDGLTLPSYLTLPPGSDSNGDGRPDKAVPMVLLVHGGPWGRDGYGFNGYHQWLANRGYAVMSVNFRASTGFGKKFLAAGNGTWGREMQNDLLDAVNWAVKNGITTDDKVAIMGGSYGGYATLAGMAFTPTEFACGVAIVAPSNLNTLLASIPAYWEAGRAQLYGRMADPNTEAGKAWLKERSPLFSADKIQRPLLIGQGANDPRVKQAEADQIVEAMRSRDIPVTYVLFPDEGHGFARPVNNIAFNAVTENFLSKCLGGRAEPIGDTLAMSTAKVPHGAEFAPGLKEAMGGK, from the coding sequence GTGGCACAGACAAACCTGCCGCTGATCCCCCGCGACGTCCTGTTCGGCAACCCCGAAAAGGCGAACGCCCGTATCTCACCCGACGGCAAGTGGTTGAGCTGGACCGCGCCGGTCGATGGGGTGATGAACATCTGGGTCGCGCCCGCGTCCAACCCCGCCGCCGCCAAGGCGGTCACGGCCGAGAAGACCCGCCCGATCCGCAGCTATTTCTGGGCGCCGGACAGCTCTTCGGTGCTGTTCGTCAACGACAAGGGCGGCGACGAGGACTTCCTGCTGTACGCCGCCAGCCCGACCGGCGGCGACGCGAAACTGCTGACCCCGTTCACCAAGACCACCGTCCAGGTGATGAGCATTTCGCCGACCATCCGCGACCGGATACTGATCGGCCTCAACAATCGCGACCCCAAGTGGCACGACGTCCACAGCCTTGACCTAAAGACCGGCAAGACCACGCCGGTATTGATGAACGAAGGTGAGTTCGCCGGTTTTGTCGCCGATGCGAACCTCAACGTCCGCATGGCGAGCAAGCCGCGCAAGGACGGCGGCACCGATTTCTTTCGGATCGAGAACAACAAGGCGGCGGCGACCCCGTTCGCGAGCGTCGGTCTGGAAGATGCGCAAACCACATCGCCGGCCGGGTTCACCGCCGATGGCAAGACGCTCTACTGGGTCGACAGCCGCGGCCGCGACACGGCGGCGCTGGTCGCGCAGGACGTCGCCAGCGGCAAGACCCGGGTGGTCGCGCAGGATGCACGGGCCGACATCGGCGGCGGCATCGCCAACCCGCGCACCGGCGAGCTCGAAGGTTATTCGGTCAATTACCTGCGCAACGACTGGAAGCCGGTCGGCAATGCCATCGCCGGCGACCTCGCCTTCCTCAAGACGCAGCTGAAGGGCGACTTCGGCATTTCGTCGCGGACCACCGACGACCGGCTATGGGTGGTCGGAGCCGCCGATGCCGACCGGCCAAGTTCGACCTATCTCTACGATCGCCAGGCCAAGAAGCTGACCAAGCTGTTCGACAGCCGCCCGGCGCTGGCCGGCCTGCCGCTCAGCCCGATGCAGACGCTGGAGATCAAGAGCCGCGATGGCCTCACCCTGCCGAGCTACCTGACCCTGCCGCCGGGAAGCGACAGCAATGGCGACGGCAGGCCCGACAAGGCAGTGCCGATGGTGTTGCTGGTCCATGGCGGGCCATGGGGACGCGATGGCTATGGCTTTAACGGCTACCACCAGTGGCTGGCCAATCGCGGCTATGCGGTGATGAGCGTCAATTTCCGCGCTTCGACCGGATTCGGGAAGAAATTCCTGGCGGCCGGCAACGGCACGTGGGGCCGCGAGATGCAAAACGATCTGCTCGACGCGGTCAACTGGGCGGTGAAGAACGGGATCACCACCGACGACAAGGTAGCGATCATGGGCGGCAGTTACGGTGGCTATGCGACGCTTGCCGGAATGGCCTTCACCCCGACCGAGTTCGCCTGCGGTGTCGCGATCGTCGCGCCGTCCAACCTTAACACGCTGCTCGCGTCGATCCCGGCCTATTGGGAAGCCGGGCGTGCCCAGCTGTACGGACGGATGGCCGACCCGAACACTGAGGCCGGCAAGGCCTGGCTGAAGGAGCGCTCGCCACTGTTCTCGGCCGACAAGATCCAGCGCCCGCTGCTGATCGGGCAGGGCGCCAACGATCCGCGGGTCAAGCAGGCCGAGGCCGACCAGATCGTCGAGGCCATGCGCAGCCGCGACATCCCCGTGACCTATGTCCTGTTCCCCGACGAGGGCCATGGCTTTGCCCGTCCGGTCAACAACATCGCATTCAATGCGGTGACCGAGAACTTCCTGTCGAAGTGCCTCGGTGGTCGGGCGGAGCCGATTGGCGACACGCTCGCCATGTCGACCGCCAAGGTCCCGCACGGTGCCGAATTCGCCCCGGGCCTGAAGGAAGCGATGGGCGGCAAATAG
- the parC gene encoding DNA topoisomerase IV subunit A produces MQPSDTEIEVPFDAALSERYLVYALSTITARSLPDVRDGLKPVHRRLLWAMRLLRLDPGGAYKKSARVVGDVIGKYHPHGDQSVYDAMVRLAQSFALRYPLVDGQGNFGNIDGDNAAAYRYTEAKLTKIAAQLMQGLDEGTVAFRATYNGEEEEPEVFPGLFPNLLANGASGIAVGMATSIPPHNVSELIDAAMHLIDNPAAETRDLMDFVSGPDFPTGGLVVDARETILAAYESGRGSFRLRARAAQEKEKGGGWDLVVTEIPYGVQKAKLIEQIADLISNKKLPILADVRDESAEDLRIVLEPRSRTVDPALLLESLYRLTDLEIRFPLNLNVLDQHRTPGVMGLKSCLTAWLSFQIEVLLNRSRTRVGKIEDRLELLDGFLIAYLNLDRVIEIIRTEDEPKVVMMAEFGLSDRQAEAILNMRLRSLRRLEEMEIAKERTALAKEREDLLGLIESPRRQRNRLKKDLEGVKTKFGDARRTTIEEKPLAARAEIDWSAMIEKEPITVILSARGWIRAMKGHLAPEEFATLKFREGDELWGRPLHAQTTDKILIAGENGRVYTLGGDKLPGGRGLGEPVRLSLDLQAEVEIAAMLVVRPSARLMAASSDGRGFLTSGEAVLAETRKGKQLMNLRPGAKLQVLRLVPEGAEAVAVVGDDRKLLVFNLSELPEMGRGSGVQLQRYRDGGLADIALLKAGEGLSWSMGGDSGRTRTEGDLTQWKAIRGASGRMAPLGFPRSNRFQDD; encoded by the coding sequence ATGCAGCCAAGCGATACCGAGATCGAGGTTCCTTTCGACGCGGCCCTGTCCGAACGCTACCTCGTCTATGCCCTGTCGACGATCACCGCCCGTTCGCTTCCGGACGTCCGCGATGGCCTGAAGCCGGTCCACCGCCGCCTGCTGTGGGCGATGCGCCTGCTCCGGCTCGATCCCGGCGGTGCCTACAAGAAGTCCGCCCGCGTGGTCGGCGACGTGATCGGCAAATACCACCCACACGGCGACCAGTCGGTCTATGATGCGATGGTCCGTTTGGCGCAGAGCTTTGCGCTTCGCTATCCGCTGGTCGACGGGCAGGGCAATTTCGGCAACATCGACGGCGATAATGCCGCGGCCTATCGTTACACCGAAGCCAAGCTGACCAAGATCGCGGCCCAGCTGATGCAGGGCCTCGACGAGGGGACGGTCGCCTTCCGAGCCACGTACAACGGCGAGGAAGAGGAGCCGGAGGTGTTCCCCGGCCTGTTCCCCAACCTGCTCGCCAATGGCGCGAGCGGGATCGCGGTGGGCATGGCGACCAGCATCCCGCCGCACAATGTCAGCGAGCTGATCGATGCGGCGATGCACCTGATCGACAATCCGGCGGCCGAGACGCGCGACCTGATGGATTTCGTGTCCGGCCCCGATTTTCCGACCGGCGGACTGGTGGTCGATGCGCGGGAGACGATCTTGGCCGCCTACGAGAGTGGCCGCGGAAGTTTCCGCCTGCGAGCCCGCGCCGCGCAGGAGAAGGAGAAGGGCGGGGGATGGGACTTGGTCGTCACCGAAATCCCCTACGGAGTGCAAAAGGCCAAGCTGATTGAGCAGATCGCTGACCTCATTTCCAACAAGAAGCTGCCGATCCTCGCCGACGTGCGCGACGAGAGCGCCGAGGACCTGCGGATCGTGCTCGAGCCGCGCAGCCGGACGGTCGATCCAGCGCTGCTGCTGGAAAGCCTGTACCGGCTGACCGACCTCGAGATCCGCTTCCCGCTGAACCTCAACGTGCTCGACCAGCACCGCACGCCGGGTGTGATGGGGCTCAAGAGCTGCCTGACCGCCTGGCTGTCGTTCCAGATCGAGGTCTTGCTCAACCGGTCGCGGACCCGGGTCGGCAAGATCGAGGACCGGCTGGAGCTGCTCGACGGCTTCCTGATCGCCTATCTCAATCTCGATCGGGTGATCGAGATCATTCGAACCGAGGACGAGCCCAAGGTCGTGATGATGGCTGAGTTCGGGCTGTCCGACCGGCAGGCCGAGGCGATCCTCAACATGCGGCTGCGCAGCCTGCGCCGGCTCGAGGAAATGGAGATCGCCAAGGAGCGCACCGCGCTGGCCAAGGAGCGCGAGGACCTGCTCGGGCTGATCGAAAGCCCGCGGCGGCAGCGCAACCGGCTCAAGAAGGACCTCGAAGGGGTCAAGACCAAGTTCGGCGACGCGCGCCGGACCACCATCGAGGAGAAGCCGCTAGCGGCGCGGGCCGAGATCGACTGGTCGGCGATGATCGAAAAGGAGCCGATCACCGTCATCTTGTCCGCGCGCGGCTGGATCCGGGCGATGAAGGGGCATCTGGCGCCCGAGGAATTCGCGACCCTCAAGTTCCGCGAAGGCGACGAATTGTGGGGCCGGCCGCTGCATGCCCAGACCACCGACAAGATCCTGATTGCGGGCGAAAATGGCCGGGTCTATACGCTCGGAGGGGACAAGCTGCCGGGCGGACGCGGCCTTGGCGAACCGGTCCGGCTGTCGCTCGACCTGCAGGCCGAGGTCGAGATTGCGGCGATGCTGGTGGTCAGGCCCAGCGCGCGCCTGATGGCGGCGAGCAGCGATGGCCGCGGTTTCCTGACAAGCGGCGAGGCGGTGCTGGCCGAAACCCGCAAGGGCAAACAACTGATGAACCTGCGCCCCGGCGCCAAGTTGCAGGTGCTGCGCCTGGTACCCGAGGGTGCCGAGGCCGTGGCGGTGGTCGGCGACGACCGCAAGCTGCTGGTCTTCAACCTGTCCGAACTGCCCGAGATGGGCCGCGGATCGGGTGTGCAGCTGCAACGTTACCGCGACGGCGGCCTCGCCGACATTGCGCTGCTCAAGGCCGGCGAAGGCCTCAGCTGGAGCATGGGCGGGGACAGTGGGCGGACCCGGACTGAAGGCGATCTGACGCAATGGAAGGCGATCCGGGGCGCGAGCGGACGGATGGCGCCACTCGGCTTTCCGCGCAGCAACCGCTTCCAGGATGATTGA